From a region of the Microcebus murinus isolate Inina chromosome 23, M.murinus_Inina_mat1.0, whole genome shotgun sequence genome:
- the STX6 gene encoding syntaxin-6 isoform X2 encodes MSMEDPFFVVKGEVQKAVNTAQGLFQRWTELLQDPSTATREEIDWTTNELRNNLRSIEWDLEDLDETISIVEANPRKFNLDATELSIRKAFITSTRQVVRDMKDQMSTSSVQALAERKNRQALLGDSSSQNWNTGTTDKYGRLDRELQLANSHFIEEQQAQQQLIVEQQDEQLELVSGSIGVLKNMSQRIGGELEEQAVSAPVVCHSHPLCSPVDRADPLLSAVMVQPECASSSCT; translated from the exons AGAGGTACAAAAAGCAGTCAACACTGCCCAGGGATTGTTTCAGAGATGGACAGAGCTCCTCCAGGACCCCTCCACAGCAACAAGGGAAGAAATCGACTGGACCACCAACGAGCTGAGAAACAACCTTCGCAGCATAGAGTGGGATCTAGAGGACCTTGATGAAACCATCA GCATAGTTGAAGCAAATCCTAGAAAATTCAACCTTGATGCAACTGAATTGAGTATAAGAAAAGCCTTCATTACAAGTACTCGGCAAGTTGTCAGG GACATGAAAGATCAGATGTCAACTTCATCTGTGCAGGCCTTAGCTGAGAGAAAAAATAGACAG GCACTGCTCGGAGACAGTAGCAGCCAGAACTGGAACACTGGAACAACAGATAAATATGGGCGCCTGGATCGAGAGCTCCAGTTAGCCAACTCCCATTTCATCGAGGAGCAGCAAGCACAGCAACAG TTGATTGTGGAACAGCAGGATGAGCAGTTGGAGCTGGTCTCTGGCAGCATCGGGGTGCTGAAGAACATGTCCCAGCGCATCGGAGGGGAGCTGGAGGAGCAGGCAGT ATCGGCGCCAGTGGTGTGCCATAGCCATCCTCTTTGCAGTCCTGTTGATCGTGCTGATCCTCTTCTTAGTGCTGTGATGGTGCAGCCTGAGTGTGCAAGTTCCTCCTGCACATGA
- the STX6 gene encoding syntaxin-6 isoform X1, translated as MSMEDPFFVVKGEVQKAVNTAQGLFQRWTELLQDPSTATREEIDWTTNELRNNLRSIEWDLEDLDETISIVEANPRKFNLDATELSIRKAFITSTRQVVRDMKDQMSTSSVQALAERKNRQALLGDSSSQNWNTGTTDKYGRLDRELQLANSHFIEEQQAQQQLIVEQQDEQLELVSGSIGVLKNMSQRIGGELEEQAVMLDDFSHELESTQSRLDNVMKKLAKVSHMTSDRRQWCAIAILFAVLLIVLILFLVL; from the exons AGAGGTACAAAAAGCAGTCAACACTGCCCAGGGATTGTTTCAGAGATGGACAGAGCTCCTCCAGGACCCCTCCACAGCAACAAGGGAAGAAATCGACTGGACCACCAACGAGCTGAGAAACAACCTTCGCAGCATAGAGTGGGATCTAGAGGACCTTGATGAAACCATCA GCATAGTTGAAGCAAATCCTAGAAAATTCAACCTTGATGCAACTGAATTGAGTATAAGAAAAGCCTTCATTACAAGTACTCGGCAAGTTGTCAGG GACATGAAAGATCAGATGTCAACTTCATCTGTGCAGGCCTTAGCTGAGAGAAAAAATAGACAG GCACTGCTCGGAGACAGTAGCAGCCAGAACTGGAACACTGGAACAACAGATAAATATGGGCGCCTGGATCGAGAGCTCCAGTTAGCCAACTCCCATTTCATCGAGGAGCAGCAAGCACAGCAACAG TTGATTGTGGAACAGCAGGATGAGCAGTTGGAGCTGGTCTCTGGCAGCATCGGGGTGCTGAAGAACATGTCCCAGCGCATCGGAGGGGAGCTGGAGGAGCAGGCAGT TATGTTGGATGATTTCTCTCATGAATTGGAGAGCACTCAGTCTCGACTGGACAATGTGATGAAGAAACTTGCAAAGGTGTCTCATATGACCAGTG ATCGGCGCCAGTGGTGTGCCATAGCCATCCTCTTTGCAGTCCTGTTGATCGTGCTGATCCTCTTCTTAGTGCTGTGA